In one window of Chryseobacterium phocaeense DNA:
- the ccsA gene encoding cytochrome c biogenesis protein CcsA has protein sequence MKKLQEILISTRTMAVLLLVYAFAMAYATFLENDYGTPTAKALIYEAKWFELIMFLLILNFVGNIGRYRLWKREKWPVLVFHLAFIFIFIGGAITRYISFEGTMHIREGETSNEIITDKNFFKIQIEEKGDVLNYQDVPYLMSPLHKDFNATYDFHGKEVKVFAKDYIQRKKDSLIAEPNGAEYLHLVSTGTTGRQNIYIKPGETKSINGTLVTFNRAIEGAVEFKKEDGKLFIKTPVDAAFMTMATQATGSTKKDEFQPLVLRSLYTINELKLVVPEGLKKGRLMAFEGDKKKDAMVPDVLRVELQGPKTKQMVDLSVEKGNPNAFKQVTMDGLNIMVGFGPKVYNTPFALKLDDFVMETYPGSSSPSAYESHVKIIDEGKETPYKIYMNHVLNHKGYRFFQSSFDPDRMGTVLSVNHDFWGTLISYIGYGLLFLGMFVIFFWKGTHFWKLNKMLTDVNKKKAAAVLLVMLSLGLNAQKIETHGTTDGSREHIHVEGDNHSHTPAPGAQPLDGAAPKQNSLAAPLSRMKSISPDEIIARNRISKEHADKFGYLLVQNFDGRIVPINTEALDVLRKLYKKDSFTEDASPWKKFLAKLGLAEIKTMNANQWFLSVNTDTPSWTMVPMIKVGTKGGDELKNKTKANEEGYTSLMNLFPADANGNLSYILEQDYNIAFRKKPSEQTNYDKEVISVNERVQIFNEFFSGQFMRIVPVKNDANHTWHSWLDQKFEPDMESQQVMGPYFAEALTAQKTGNWSKADAELAKLSEYQQKWGKAVVPAKSKVDLEVFMNTMNINFKLLIFYTIIGGLLLILGFVELFKSNKLLNKIIKIIIAVGLVGYLCHFLGLVARWYISGHAPWSNGYEAIIFISWVGITAGLLLYRNANALIPAAGFMVAVIMMGFAHGGSALDPQITPLVPVLKSYWLIVHVAIITSSYGFFALSMIIAVISLVFFIIANKDAYKLHHDTTLKELAIVSEMSLTIGLFALTVGNFLGGIWANESWGRYWSWDPKETWAFISIMVYAFVLHMRLVPGLRSRWAFHVATMFAFCSMVMTYFGVNYYLSGLHSYAAGDPVPVPAWVYIGLGTMILLSAVSYFKFKTLNKK, from the coding sequence ATGAAGAAGCTCCAAGAAATTCTTATCTCAACCAGAACAATGGCTGTGCTGTTACTGGTGTATGCATTTGCGATGGCCTATGCAACGTTCTTAGAAAACGACTACGGAACTCCTACAGCCAAAGCCTTAATTTATGAAGCAAAATGGTTTGAATTAATCATGTTTCTGCTTATTCTTAATTTCGTGGGAAATATCGGAAGATACAGACTGTGGAAAAGAGAAAAATGGCCTGTTCTGGTATTTCACCTTGCCTTTATCTTTATTTTTATTGGAGGGGCTATCACAAGATATATCAGTTTTGAAGGCACCATGCACATCAGGGAGGGGGAAACTTCCAATGAAATTATAACGGATAAGAATTTCTTTAAGATCCAGATTGAGGAAAAAGGAGATGTTCTTAACTATCAGGATGTTCCTTATCTGATGTCTCCCTTGCATAAAGATTTTAATGCCACTTATGACTTCCATGGAAAAGAAGTGAAGGTTTTTGCCAAAGACTATATCCAGAGAAAAAAAGACAGTCTGATTGCTGAGCCCAACGGCGCAGAATACCTGCATTTGGTTTCTACGGGAACTACCGGAAGACAGAATATTTACATCAAACCGGGGGAAACAAAGTCAATCAACGGAACTTTAGTAACATTCAACAGAGCAATTGAAGGTGCCGTTGAATTTAAAAAAGAAGACGGAAAATTATTCATTAAAACTCCTGTGGATGCGGCTTTTATGACCATGGCAACACAGGCTACAGGAAGCACCAAAAAGGATGAATTCCAGCCTTTAGTCCTGAGAAGTTTATATACGATCAACGAATTGAAACTGGTTGTTCCTGAGGGACTTAAAAAAGGAAGACTGATGGCTTTCGAAGGCGACAAAAAGAAAGACGCCATGGTGCCGGATGTATTGAGAGTAGAGCTTCAGGGCCCGAAAACAAAACAAATGGTAGATCTTTCCGTAGAAAAAGGAAACCCGAATGCCTTTAAACAGGTAACGATGGACGGGCTGAATATTATGGTAGGTTTCGGACCTAAAGTATACAATACCCCTTTCGCACTGAAACTTGATGATTTCGTAATGGAAACCTATCCGGGAAGTTCATCTCCGAGTGCATACGAGAGCCACGTAAAAATCATTGACGAAGGTAAAGAAACCCCTTATAAAATTTATATGAACCACGTTCTGAACCATAAAGGATACCGTTTCTTCCAGTCCAGCTTTGATCCGGACAGAATGGGAACTGTACTTTCCGTGAACCATGATTTCTGGGGAACCCTTATTTCTTATATCGGATACGGACTTTTATTCTTAGGCATGTTTGTGATCTTCTTCTGGAAAGGAACGCACTTCTGGAAACTGAATAAAATGCTGACGGACGTTAATAAAAAGAAAGCAGCTGCAGTTCTTTTAGTGATGCTGAGTTTAGGCTTAAATGCACAAAAAATAGAAACTCACGGAACAACCGACGGAAGCAGAGAGCATATTCATGTGGAAGGAGACAATCATTCCCACACTCCGGCTCCAGGCGCCCAGCCACTTGATGGTGCTGCTCCGAAACAGAATTCATTGGCGGCTCCGCTGAGCAGAATGAAATCGATCTCTCCCGATGAAATCATTGCGAGAAACAGGATCAGCAAAGAGCACGCAGACAAATTCGGGTATCTTCTGGTACAGAATTTTGATGGTAGGATTGTTCCTATTAACACAGAAGCACTTGATGTTTTAAGAAAGCTGTATAAAAAAGATAGTTTTACTGAGGATGCCAGCCCCTGGAAAAAATTCTTGGCCAAACTGGGTCTTGCAGAAATAAAAACAATGAATGCCAATCAATGGTTTCTTTCAGTCAATACAGATACGCCAAGCTGGACCATGGTTCCCATGATCAAAGTAGGGACAAAAGGGGGAGATGAATTAAAAAATAAAACAAAAGCCAATGAGGAAGGCTATACGTCACTGATGAATCTTTTCCCTGCAGATGCTAACGGAAATTTATCATATATCCTCGAGCAAGACTACAACATTGCATTCCGTAAAAAGCCTTCTGAGCAGACCAATTATGATAAAGAAGTAATTTCTGTAAATGAAAGAGTACAGATCTTTAACGAATTCTTCAGCGGTCAGTTTATGAGAATTGTTCCGGTGAAAAATGATGCTAACCACACATGGCACTCATGGCTTGACCAGAAATTCGAGCCGGATATGGAATCACAGCAGGTAATGGGACCTTATTTTGCAGAAGCACTTACCGCTCAGAAAACAGGAAACTGGAGCAAAGCAGATGCTGAACTGGCAAAACTGTCAGAATACCAGCAGAAATGGGGGAAAGCAGTAGTTCCTGCAAAATCCAAAGTAGATCTTGAAGTGTTCATGAACACCATGAACATTAACTTCAAACTATTGATTTTCTATACTATAATTGGAGGACTTCTTCTGATCTTAGGGTTTGTGGAATTATTCAAATCCAATAAGCTTTTAAATAAAATCATTAAAATAATCATTGCTGTTGGTCTGGTAGGATATTTATGTCATTTCCTGGGCCTTGTAGCAAGATGGTATATTTCAGGACATGCACCATGGAGTAACGGATATGAAGCCATTATCTTTATCTCATGGGTGGGTATCACTGCAGGGCTTCTCCTGTACAGAAATGCCAATGCATTGATTCCTGCTGCCGGATTTATGGTTGCGGTTATTATGATGGGATTTGCGCATGGAGGTTCAGCCCTTGATCCGCAGATTACACCGCTGGTTCCGGTATTGAAATCCTACTGGCTGATTGTTCACGTAGCGATTATTACTTCCAGTTACGGATTCTTCGCCCTCTCGATGATCATTGCAGTGATCTCTCTGGTGTTCTTTATCATTGCGAACAAAGATGCTTACAAGCTTCATCATGATACCACTTTGAAAGAATTGGCTATTGTTTCTGAAATGTCATTAACCATTGGGTTGTTTGCTTTAACCGTTGGAAACTTCTTAGGAGGAATCTGGGCGAATGAATCGTGGGGTAGATACTGGAGCTGGGATCCAAAAGAAACCTGGGCTTTCATTTCTATCATGGTATATGCTTTCGTCCTTCACATGAGATTGGTTCCGGGATTAAGAAGCAGATGGGCATTCCATGTAGCAACAATGTTTGCATTCTGTTCTATGGTAATGACGTATTTCGGGGTGAATTACTACCTGAGTGGACTTCACTCTTATGCAGCAGGAGATCCGGTTCCGGTTCCGGCATGGGTATACATCGGATTGGGAACTATGATTCTTTTATCAGCCGTTTCATACTTTAAGTTTAAAACATTGAATAAAAAATAA
- a CDS encoding SPFH domain-containing protein, producing MEKVLKPMSGYLALVICLVLFAGAIYFFISGVEQSITYVIISMLCFLLFCFFLKGLMIIQPNHSRVLNFFGRYVGTVKDNGLFFINPLYSSQKMSLRSENLQGQTLKVNDKMGNPIEIAVVMVWKVGDTYKAAFDVERYSDFVRMQSEAAVRHLAMSFPYDNLEDDHAPITLREGGDKINSILEQELTDRLAKAGIVIQEARISHLAYASEIAGAMLQRQQATAIVAARTKIVEGAVGMVDLALKKLSEENIVELDDERKAAMVSNLMVVLCGEKAATPILNAGTLYN from the coding sequence ATGGAAAAAGTATTAAAGCCCATGTCGGGCTATCTTGCCCTGGTGATCTGCCTGGTTTTATTTGCAGGTGCCATCTATTTTTTTATTTCCGGAGTTGAGCAGAGTATTACGTATGTGATTATCTCGATGCTTTGTTTTTTACTGTTCTGTTTCTTTCTCAAAGGATTGATGATCATTCAGCCGAACCACTCAAGGGTGTTGAATTTTTTCGGAAGGTATGTAGGAACAGTAAAGGATAACGGATTGTTTTTTATCAACCCATTGTATTCATCACAGAAAATGTCATTACGTTCTGAAAACCTTCAGGGACAGACATTGAAAGTGAATGACAAAATGGGTAATCCCATTGAAATTGCAGTGGTGATGGTATGGAAAGTAGGAGATACGTACAAGGCGGCTTTTGATGTTGAGCGGTATTCGGATTTTGTAAGAATGCAGAGTGAAGCGGCTGTACGTCATTTGGCCATGAGCTTTCCATATGATAATTTAGAAGATGATCATGCCCCCATTACTTTAAGGGAAGGAGGTGACAAGATCAATTCAATTCTGGAGCAGGAGCTTACGGACCGTCTTGCAAAAGCAGGAATTGTAATTCAGGAAGCGAGAATTTCCCACTTGGCGTATGCTTCGGAAATTGCTGGTGCGATGCTTCAGAGGCAGCAGGCAACAGCTATTGTGGCAGCCAGAACCAAAATTGTGGAAGGGGCAGTGGGAATGGTAGATTTAGCCTTGAAAAAACTGTCGGAAGAAAATATTGTAGAGCTTGATGACGAAAGAAAAGCAGCGATGGTCAGCAACTTAATGGTGGTCTTGTGCGGTGAAAAAGCGGCAACCCCGATTTTAAATGCAGGAACACTGTACAACTAA
- a CDS encoding Arc family DNA binding domain-containing protein produces the protein MKPEKTPKIPENKGKKSFVIRIDESTYKLVEKWANDEFRSVNGQIEFLLHQSLVNSGRKKKEEE, from the coding sequence ATGAAACCGGAAAAAACTCCAAAAATTCCCGAAAACAAAGGCAAAAAATCATTTGTCATCAGGATTGATGAGTCTACTTATAAACTTGTGGAAAAGTGGGCCAATGACGAATTCAGGAGCGTAAACGGGCAGATCGAGTTTCTGCTGCACCAGAGTCTGGTGAATTCGGGAAGGAAAAAGAAAGAGGAAGAGTGA
- a CDS encoding LolA family protein — protein sequence MKNLISKIIVGSFVVGAVGLAEAQKIDAKAKKILDDITANYNSKKNSYFKFSFGTGVNGQVTKTEPGIYYSAGDKYKLKIMDTEQIFDGSKIYNINADDMEVTIAKPNGSSSMFSPINYLTTYRNDYNVTYNGKKSVNGVNADFIKLTPVKSNGIKYVYLFVDSAKKQMVKLEQHGNNKDVAVIAIKEYKENQELDANMFVFDKNKFKNYVITEL from the coding sequence ATGAAAAATTTAATTTCAAAAATCATAGTCGGAAGTTTTGTAGTAGGTGCGGTAGGATTGGCAGAGGCACAGAAAATTGATGCAAAAGCGAAAAAAATCCTTGACGATATTACAGCCAACTACAATTCCAAAAAGAATTCTTATTTCAAGTTTTCTTTCGGAACCGGCGTAAACGGACAGGTAACCAAGACAGAACCCGGAATTTACTATTCTGCCGGTGATAAATATAAGCTTAAAATCATGGATACGGAACAGATCTTTGACGGAAGCAAGATTTACAACATCAACGCAGATGATATGGAAGTGACCATTGCAAAGCCTAACGGAAGCAGCAGCATGTTCTCCCCTATCAACTACCTTACCACCTATAGAAACGATTATAATGTAACCTATAATGGTAAGAAGAGTGTGAATGGAGTCAATGCCGATTTTATCAAGTTAACTCCTGTAAAATCCAACGGGATAAAATACGTTTATCTTTTTGTAGATTCTGCAAAGAAACAAATGGTAAAACTTGAGCAGCACGGAAACAATAAGGACGTTGCCGTAATTGCCATAAAAGAATACAAGGAAAACCAGGAGCTGGATGCCAATATGTTTGTTTTCGATAAGAATAAATTTAAGAATTACGTGATCACGGAATTGTAA
- a CDS encoding cysteine hydrolase family protein, with translation MKNVFRNTLALCLALFSVLTINAQQKRTMENAALLIIDVQNDYFPGGKMELAGAEAAGSNTQKILDYFRKNSLPVIHIRHIAVNEGADFFLPDTSGSEIHPRVSPKGNEKVIIKHFPNSFRETDLLDYLQKNGIKNLVITGMMTDVCVDATTRAAFDLGFSNSVIGDATATRDRDLNGQVVKAAEVQKSFLAGISALGGLYTKVVNTRDFLAGQ, from the coding sequence ATGAAAAATGTATTCAGGAACACATTGGCATTATGTCTTGCTTTATTTTCAGTATTAACCATCAATGCACAACAAAAAAGAACCATGGAAAACGCAGCATTATTAATTATCGACGTTCAGAATGATTACTTTCCGGGAGGAAAAATGGAACTGGCCGGGGCCGAAGCAGCCGGCAGCAATACCCAAAAGATTCTGGACTATTTCAGAAAGAACAGCCTTCCTGTAATTCATATCAGGCATATTGCCGTGAATGAAGGCGCAGATTTTTTTCTTCCGGATACTTCCGGTTCTGAAATTCATCCCCGGGTCTCTCCAAAGGGGAATGAAAAAGTAATTATAAAACATTTCCCCAACAGCTTCCGGGAAACGGATTTACTGGATTATCTTCAGAAAAACGGTATCAAAAATCTTGTTATTACAGGAATGATGACGGATGTTTGTGTAGATGCCACTACAAGAGCAGCTTTTGACCTTGGATTCAGCAATTCTGTTATTGGAGACGCTACCGCAACACGGGACAGAGATTTGAACGGTCAGGTGGTAAAAGCAGCAGAAGTGCAGAAATCATTTCTGGCGGGCATATCGGCACTGGGAGGCTTGTATACGAAGGTGGTAAACACCAGAGATTTCCTGGCCGGACAATAG
- a CDS encoding FtsK/SpoIIIE family DNA translocase — MDKKTQTKPTESPDKGKILSKPRIFFGLTFILFSVVLAFSFISYLMNWKADQSQAGTMTDKTIKSSNIFGKVGDWLGNIFIFESIGIASFIIAFLFLVVGTLILKKRTFKPWKTIGHSLFFICWLPIFMGAVTKGQGVLGGVYGYQIMDYLNAIIGPVGLWVVLAASILLYFILEFNLRPSSIKSKLDKINENTIGKVKSMMPSSEENFEADTELEEEINENPNITVTDVNDKPKPKEQQPVSVPKGFPEVQPVTDLETIVTPNQTSFEEEEEKPVSLNLNTKPSFPTSTPEQAFDITPVSPAVTPIPPVTPPSSAQDNIKFNVEVAPVIDILDDSDRKSQELVEKHGLYDHKLDLAGFQMPTVELLKDYGSEEISINKEELEENKNKIVGLLKNFNVGISEIKATIGPTVTLYEIVPEAGIRVSAIKKLQDDIALNLSALGIRIIAPMPGKGTIGIEVPRKNPTMVSMRSVIASHKFQNTDMDLPVVFGKTISNEVFMADLAKMPHLLMAGATGQGKSVGINAILTSLLYKKHPSELKFVMVDPKKVELSLYSKIERHYLAKLPDADEAIITDTNKVINTLNSLCIEMDTRYDLLKNAFCKNLKEYNKKFSERKLNPENGHRFLPYIVLVVDEFADLIMTAGKEVELPIARLAQLARAVGIHLIVATQRPSVNVITGMIKANFPARAAFRVISSVDSRTILDSPGADQLIGKGDMLYFNGNEILRLQCAFVDTPEVERLAEYIGEQKGYASAFLLPEFVSEDSSSSVGAFDPNEKDALFEEAARIIVSTQQGSTSMLQRQLKLGYNRAGRIMDQLEATGIVGGFNGAKAREVIISDLHSLEQFLEDLRN, encoded by the coding sequence ATGGATAAAAAGACACAGACAAAACCGACGGAATCGCCTGATAAAGGCAAAATCTTATCTAAGCCACGTATATTTTTCGGGCTTACTTTTATACTTTTTTCTGTCGTTCTGGCATTTTCCTTCATTTCTTATCTGATGAACTGGAAAGCAGACCAGAGCCAGGCAGGTACTATGACCGACAAGACGATTAAATCTTCCAATATTTTTGGGAAAGTCGGTGACTGGCTGGGGAATATTTTTATATTCGAAAGTATAGGAATTGCCTCATTTATTATTGCCTTCTTATTTCTGGTTGTGGGAACCCTTATCCTTAAAAAAAGAACATTTAAGCCATGGAAAACCATCGGGCACTCTCTGTTTTTCATCTGCTGGCTTCCTATTTTTATGGGTGCAGTGACCAAAGGACAAGGGGTTCTGGGAGGTGTATACGGCTATCAGATCATGGATTATCTGAATGCCATCATCGGACCGGTAGGTCTTTGGGTAGTATTGGCTGCAAGCATTCTGTTATATTTTATTCTGGAATTCAATCTTCGTCCGAGCTCTATTAAGTCTAAACTGGACAAGATCAATGAGAACACCATTGGCAAAGTAAAATCTATGATGCCGAGTTCAGAAGAAAACTTTGAGGCGGATACGGAACTGGAAGAGGAGATCAATGAAAACCCGAATATTACGGTTACCGACGTTAATGACAAACCAAAACCAAAAGAACAGCAACCGGTAAGCGTTCCGAAAGGATTTCCGGAAGTTCAGCCTGTAACAGACCTTGAAACGATCGTTACACCTAACCAGACTTCTTTTGAAGAAGAGGAAGAAAAACCGGTCAGCTTAAACCTGAATACCAAACCGTCCTTCCCTACCTCTACGCCTGAACAGGCTTTTGACATAACTCCTGTAAGTCCGGCTGTTACTCCCATACCTCCGGTTACACCGCCATCATCAGCTCAGGATAATATTAAATTTAATGTTGAAGTAGCCCCGGTAATTGATATCCTTGATGATTCAGACAGAAAATCCCAGGAGCTGGTAGAAAAACACGGACTGTATGATCACAAGCTTGATCTTGCCGGTTTCCAGATGCCGACTGTAGAACTGCTGAAGGATTACGGAAGTGAAGAAATCTCCATCAATAAAGAAGAACTGGAGGAAAACAAAAATAAAATTGTAGGACTTTTAAAGAACTTCAACGTTGGTATTTCCGAGATCAAGGCTACGATCGGGCCAACGGTTACTTTATATGAAATTGTTCCTGAAGCGGGAATCAGAGTATCTGCTATTAAAAAGCTGCAGGATGATATTGCATTGAATCTTTCCGCTCTAGGGATCAGGATTATTGCACCGATGCCCGGAAAAGGAACGATTGGTATTGAGGTTCCAAGGAAAAACCCGACTATGGTTTCCATGCGCTCCGTGATTGCTTCCCATAAATTCCAGAATACGGATATGGACCTTCCGGTGGTTTTCGGAAAAACGATTTCCAACGAGGTATTCATGGCGGACCTGGCCAAAATGCCACACTTACTGATGGCAGGTGCTACCGGCCAGGGTAAATCTGTAGGGATTAATGCGATCCTTACTTCCCTTCTTTATAAAAAACACCCGAGCGAACTGAAATTCGTCATGGTGGATCCTAAAAAAGTGGAACTTTCATTATATTCAAAAATTGAAAGACATTATCTGGCTAAACTTCCGGATGCTGATGAAGCCATTATCACAGATACCAATAAAGTGATCAATACCCTGAATTCCCTTTGTATAGAAATGGATACAAGGTATGACCTTCTTAAAAATGCATTCTGTAAAAATTTAAAGGAATATAATAAAAAGTTCTCGGAAAGAAAACTAAATCCTGAAAACGGACACCGTTTCTTACCTTATATTGTTCTGGTAGTAGACGAATTTGCAGACCTTATCATGACCGCTGGAAAAGAGGTTGAACTTCCGATTGCCAGACTGGCACAGCTTGCAAGAGCCGTAGGAATTCATTTAATTGTTGCTACCCAGAGACCATCCGTAAACGTAATTACCGGTATGATCAAAGCTAACTTCCCGGCAAGGGCAGCCTTCAGGGTAATCTCAAGTGTGGATTCAAGAACCATTCTTGACTCACCGGGAGCAGATCAGCTGATTGGTAAAGGAGATATGCTTTATTTCAACGGGAATGAGATCTTAAGACTTCAGTGTGCATTCGTAGATACCCCTGAAGTGGAAAGACTTGCAGAATATATTGGTGAGCAGAAAGGTTATGCTTCAGCATTCCTTCTTCCGGAATTTGTATCTGAAGATTCCTCAAGCAGTGTGGGAGCTTTCGACCCGAATGAAAAGGATGCTTTATTTGAAGAAGCTGCAAGAATCATTGTTTCTACTCAGCAGGGATCGACATCCATGCTTCAGAGACAGCTGAAACTGGGTTACAACAGGGCAGGAAGAATCATGGACCAGCTGGAAGCCACGGGTATTGTAGGAGGATTCAACGGTGCAAAAGCAAGAGAGGTGATTATCAGTGACCTTCATTCTTTGGAACAGTTTTTGGAAGATCTGCGTAATTAA
- a CDS encoding Crp/Fnr family transcriptional regulator translates to MFNILRNSISRYIELSDVEFEQFTRPFRLETFKRKDRVLTEGEYCNFEGFVVNGCFKVYYLNENGQEQTLYFALEGWWITDIDSLINHVPSILNIEALEDSEALMISKSDKEELYKTLPQIEKLFRMMNQQSSVALQRRILSLTGKTADKRYLEFLEKYPGLEQKLTQQQIASYLGITHEFLSKIRKKTSLEK, encoded by the coding sequence ATGTTTAACATTCTTCGTAACAGCATAAGCAGATATATTGAACTTTCAGATGTTGAATTTGAGCAGTTTACCAGGCCTTTCCGGCTTGAGACATTTAAAAGAAAAGACAGGGTCCTCACTGAAGGGGAGTACTGCAATTTTGAAGGTTTTGTAGTGAATGGCTGTTTCAAAGTATACTATCTGAATGAAAACGGGCAGGAACAGACCCTCTATTTTGCTCTGGAAGGCTGGTGGATCACCGATATCGACAGCCTGATCAATCATGTGCCAAGCATCCTGAATATAGAAGCCCTTGAGGACAGTGAAGCTTTGATGATCTCAAAAAGTGATAAGGAAGAACTGTATAAAACCCTACCACAGATAGAAAAGCTTTTCAGAATGATGAACCAGCAGTCCTCGGTGGCTTTGCAGAGAAGGATACTTTCATTAACCGGAAAAACAGCGGATAAGCGTTATCTGGAGTTTCTGGAAAAATATCCGGGACTTGAACAAAAGCTCACCCAGCAGCAGATTGCTTCTTATCTGGGAATTACCCATGAGTTTTTAAGCAAAATCAGGAAAAAGACTTCTCTGGAGAAGTGA
- a CDS encoding LptF/LptG family permease: MLKILDRYIIKTFFGPFFFIFSVLFFIFIVNIIWVQLGQFMGKGLSYWQILKLLFYLGVSVISMVLPLTILLASIMSFGEFGERYELAAMKAAGISLTRVMAPLMGVATVLAVMLFFFSNNIIPDFQKKAKNMLFNIAQTKPALNFTPGQFIDQIPGYMVKFDKIYGENGESIEGVFVHRKASTYENQQSIVAEKGKFVPAANKNFLKLELYNGYVFEDNFAGKGENVRLKQPDQAIKFDTLVSHFDISEIINKAIEKEQITDDYRFQTYGQLNATVAKNKTENKTFFSNISDDVLSQTNSVITYMDKSKSKAVPKEQVKLDTVKGEKKMQIIFNAYNRLENLKTTSEGKKAEFSSNIKYFSKVVIYQQRIISYSVTCIIFFLIGASLGSIIRKGGMGLPVIIAIVIFIVFYVMNLGIENIAWGGGMSPYLAAWLPNLILLPFGVWMTYKALTDSQLFDAEKYKAFFKPITRRFSKNKEHKRYQ; the protein is encoded by the coding sequence ATGTTAAAAATACTAGACCGATATATTATAAAAACCTTCTTTGGACCGTTTTTCTTTATATTCAGCGTTTTGTTTTTCATCTTTATTGTAAACATTATCTGGGTTCAGCTGGGGCAGTTCATGGGAAAAGGATTAAGCTACTGGCAGATCCTCAAGCTTCTGTTTTATCTTGGGGTGAGTGTAATCAGTATGGTGCTTCCGCTTACGATCCTTCTGGCAAGTATTATGTCTTTCGGTGAATTCGGGGAGCGGTATGAGCTTGCGGCGATGAAAGCAGCAGGGATTTCCCTGACCAGGGTAATGGCCCCTCTGATGGGAGTAGCTACCGTGCTGGCAGTCATGCTGTTCTTTTTCTCCAACAATATCATTCCTGATTTCCAGAAGAAAGCGAAGAACATGCTTTTCAATATTGCGCAGACCAAGCCGGCCCTTAACTTTACACCCGGACAGTTTATTGACCAGATCCCCGGATACATGGTGAAATTCGACAAAATCTATGGTGAAAACGGAGAAAGTATTGAAGGCGTTTTTGTCCACAGAAAAGCCAGCACTTATGAAAACCAGCAGTCTATTGTAGCGGAAAAAGGAAAATTTGTTCCTGCAGCCAACAAAAACTTTCTGAAGCTGGAACTGTATAACGGGTATGTATTTGAAGATAATTTTGCAGGAAAAGGTGAAAATGTAAGGCTTAAACAACCGGATCAGGCCATTAAATTTGATACGCTGGTTTCCCACTTTGACATCAGTGAGATCATCAATAAAGCGATTGAGAAAGAGCAGATCACCGATGACTACCGGTTCCAGACCTATGGACAGCTCAACGCAACGGTTGCCAAAAACAAGACTGAGAATAAAACATTTTTTTCCAATATCAGTGACGATGTCCTGAGCCAGACCAATTCGGTGATCACCTATATGGACAAAAGCAAGTCCAAGGCAGTTCCAAAAGAGCAGGTGAAACTGGATACCGTAAAGGGCGAAAAGAAGATGCAGATTATTTTTAATGCCTACAACAGACTGGAAAACCTGAAAACAACCAGTGAAGGTAAAAAAGCTGAATTCAGTTCCAATATAAAATATTTCAGCAAAGTGGTGATCTACCAGCAAAGGATTATCTCTTATTCCGTAACGTGTATTATCTTTTTCCTGATCGGAGCGAGTTTGGGATCTATCATCAGAAAAGGGGGAATGGGACTTCCGGTAATCATTGCCATTGTGATTTTCATTGTTTTCTATGTAATGAACCTTGGTATTGAGAACATCGCATGGGGTGGCGGAATGAGTCCATACCTTGCAGCGTGGCTTCCCAATCTTATCCTTCTGCCTTTCGGGGTTTGGATGACTTATAAGGCACTTACCGATTCCCAGCTATTTGATGCAGAAAAATATAAAGCATTCTTTAAACCAATTACCAGAAGGTTCTCAAAAAATAAAGAGCATAAAAGGTATCAATAA